A section of the Streptomyces sp. Je 1-369 genome encodes:
- a CDS encoding lytic polysaccharide monooxygenase yields the protein MSARRKVARLAAVGVAPLALTALSVTPAAAHGSMTDPVSRVSACFQEGPESPESAACKAAVAASGAQAFYDWNGVNIANAAGKSKEIIPDGKLCSAGNDKYKGLDLPRADWPSSKMSGGNHTFHYKGTAPHKGSFELYITKDSYDPSKPLKWSDLEEKPFVDVADPKMENGDYVFDGKVPAKSGRHLIYSIWQRSDSPEAFYTCSDVVFGKDSGGSGSNAPAPAASAPTDQDIAAGADKSSVEHHGHGDADAETGADATGAAPAAPAADEAAGDNRPEVNGGAEKPVTTANDNLAETGGDSTTPYIAMGGAAILAIGAAAMFATTRRRAAGRHGR from the coding sequence ATGTCTGCACGCCGCAAGGTCGCACGCCTCGCCGCCGTCGGTGTCGCGCCGCTCGCCCTGACCGCCCTTTCGGTCACGCCTGCCGCCGCGCACGGTTCGATGACGGACCCGGTCAGCCGGGTCTCCGCCTGCTTCCAGGAGGGGCCGGAGTCGCCCGAGTCGGCCGCCTGCAAGGCAGCCGTCGCGGCCAGTGGCGCGCAGGCCTTCTACGACTGGAACGGCGTGAACATCGCTAACGCCGCCGGGAAGTCGAAGGAGATCATCCCGGACGGGAAGCTGTGCAGCGCCGGGAACGACAAGTACAAGGGGCTCGACCTGCCGCGCGCCGACTGGCCGTCCAGCAAGATGTCCGGCGGCAACCACACCTTCCACTACAAGGGCACCGCCCCGCACAAGGGCTCCTTCGAGCTGTACATCACCAAGGACTCGTACGACCCGTCCAAGCCGCTGAAGTGGTCGGATCTGGAGGAGAAGCCCTTCGTCGACGTGGCCGACCCGAAGATGGAGAACGGTGACTACGTCTTCGACGGCAAGGTCCCGGCCAAGTCGGGCCGGCACCTGATCTACTCGATCTGGCAGCGCTCCGATTCCCCCGAGGCCTTCTACACCTGCTCCGACGTCGTGTTCGGGAAGGACAGCGGGGGTTCGGGCAGCAACGCCCCGGCCCCCGCCGCCTCCGCGCCCACCGATCAGGACATCGCCGCCGGTGCCGACAAGTCCTCCGTCGAGCACCACGGCCACGGGGACGCCGACGCCGAGACGGGCGCCGACGCCACCGGCGCCGCGCCCGCCGCCCCGGCCGCGGACGAGGCGGCCGGCGACAACCGGCCCGAGGTGAACGGCGGCGCCGAGAAGCCGGTCACCACGGCGAACGACAACCTCGCCGAGACCGGCGGCGACAGCACCACGCCGTACATCGCCATGGGCGGCGCCGCCATCCTGGCCATCGGTGCCGCGGCGATGTTCGCCACGACCCGCCGCCGCGCCGCGGGACGCCACGGCCGCTGA
- a CDS encoding esterase/lipase family protein translates to MLPWRRALRALAAALLVTGAVTLTPATATADAASTAPAISRGWNDYDCKPSAAHPRPVVLVHGTFGNSVDNWLVLAPYLVKRGYCVYSLDYGQLPGVPFFNGLGPIDKSAGQLDTFVDKVLASTGAKKADLVGHSQGGMMPRHYLKFLGGAAKVNALVGLAPDNHGTTLLGLTKLLPYFPGIEDLLTTKTPSLADQVAGSPFLTKLNEGGDTVPGVRYTVIATKYDEVVTPYRTQFLTGPDVRNVTLQDLCPVALSEHVAIGILDRVAHHEVANALDPAHATPSTCLS, encoded by the coding sequence ATGCTGCCCTGGAGACGAGCGCTGCGCGCGCTCGCCGCCGCCCTGCTCGTCACGGGCGCGGTCACTCTCACCCCCGCCACGGCCACCGCTGACGCGGCGTCCACCGCACCCGCCATATCCCGAGGCTGGAACGACTACGACTGCAAGCCGTCCGCCGCACACCCCCGACCGGTCGTCCTCGTGCACGGCACGTTCGGGAACTCCGTCGACAACTGGCTCGTCCTCGCGCCCTACCTGGTCAAGCGCGGCTACTGCGTCTACTCCCTGGACTACGGCCAGCTGCCGGGCGTCCCGTTCTTCAACGGCCTCGGCCCCATCGACAAGTCGGCCGGGCAGCTCGACACCTTCGTGGACAAGGTGCTCGCCTCGACGGGTGCGAAGAAGGCGGACCTCGTCGGGCACTCGCAGGGCGGCATGATGCCGCGCCACTACCTCAAGTTCCTGGGCGGCGCCGCGAAGGTGAACGCCCTGGTCGGTCTCGCCCCCGACAACCACGGCACCACGCTGCTCGGCCTCACCAAGCTGCTGCCGTACTTCCCCGGCATCGAGGACCTGCTGACCACGAAGACCCCGAGCCTCGCCGACCAGGTCGCGGGCTCACCCTTCCTGACCAAGCTCAACGAGGGCGGCGACACGGTGCCCGGCGTGCGCTACACCGTCATCGCCACCAAGTACGACGAGGTCGTCACCCCGTACCGCACCCAGTTCCTGACCGGCCCGGACGTCCGCAACGTCACCCTCCAGGACCTGTGCCCCGTGGCCCTGTCCGAGCACGTGGCGATCGGCATCCTGGACCGGGTGGCCCACCACGAGGTGGCGAACGCACTGGACCCGGCACACGCGACGCCGAGCACGTGCCTGTCATGA
- a CDS encoding DNA polymerase thumb domain-containing protein translates to MSEEARGMSNGVTTLYVRFLLPPMHEALLPQLLALLGEFTPQVEALPPDAALVDVRGARRYFGRSAVDLAALIRVRALALYGVECAIGAGPGPMLARMAARGAAPGVTRSVPEGEDGVREFLAERPVGELPGIGRATARTLCEYGLDSLGKVGAAPLSTLQRLVGARAGRELSEKARGVDRTRVVPNAAARSLSVERPFPRDELDPFRHRRALLSGAEELGARMRGEDQVCRTLVLTVRYADRSTTTRSKALPEQTAHSTELAMTAYRMYEALGLQRARVRALSLRAEGLAPAEHATHQLSFDPTDEKTRRIEEVADRARAKFGPGAIVPGTLAA, encoded by the coding sequence ATGAGTGAAGAGGCGCGCGGGATGAGCAACGGCGTCACCACCCTCTACGTACGCTTCCTGCTGCCCCCCATGCACGAGGCGCTACTGCCCCAACTCCTCGCCCTGCTGGGCGAGTTCACTCCGCAGGTAGAGGCGCTCCCGCCCGACGCCGCGCTTGTCGACGTACGGGGAGCGCGACGGTACTTCGGACGGAGCGCCGTCGACCTCGCCGCACTGATCCGGGTACGGGCACTCGCGCTGTACGGGGTGGAGTGCGCGATCGGCGCAGGGCCCGGCCCGATGCTGGCGCGGATGGCCGCGCGCGGCGCCGCCCCCGGCGTGACCCGCTCGGTGCCCGAAGGGGAGGACGGCGTACGGGAGTTCCTCGCCGAGCGGCCGGTCGGCGAGCTGCCCGGCATCGGCCGCGCCACCGCCCGCACCCTCTGCGAGTACGGCCTCGACTCCCTCGGGAAGGTCGGTGCCGCGCCCCTGTCCACCCTGCAGCGGCTCGTCGGCGCCCGCGCGGGCCGCGAGCTGAGCGAGAAGGCGCGGGGCGTCGACCGCACCCGGGTCGTGCCGAACGCCGCCGCGCGCTCGCTCTCCGTCGAACGGCCTTTCCCGCGCGACGAACTGGACCCCTTCCGGCACCGCCGCGCACTGCTCTCCGGCGCGGAGGAGCTGGGGGCGCGGATGCGCGGCGAGGACCAGGTGTGCCGCACGCTGGTCCTCACGGTGCGGTACGCCGACCGCTCCACGACCACTCGCTCCAAGGCCCTCCCCGAGCAGACCGCGCACTCCACCGAGCTGGCCATGACCGCGTACCGCATGTACGAGGCGCTGGGCCTCCAGCGGGCCAGGGTGCGCGCCCTCTCCCTGCGTGCCGAGGGCCTCGCCCCCGCCGAACACGCCACCCACCAGCTGTCGTTCGACCCGACGGACGAGAAGACCCGCCGCATCGAGGAGGTCGCCGACCGGGCGCGGGCGAAGTTCGGTCCGGGCGCCATCGTGCCGGGAACGCTGGCGGCGTAA
- a CDS encoding DNA polymerase III subunit alpha, with protein MPGFTHLHTVSGFSLRYGASHPERLAERAADRGMDALALTDRDTLAGAVRFAKAAAKAGVRPLFGAELAVGAPAPARGERRRAPVRGGAFIDESTPRVTFLARDGATGWATLCRLVTAAHRDGTAQGQAQGQGQPVLPWQENHGEGLTVLLGPASDVGRALAAGRPDRAARLLAPWRERYGDALRLESVWHGREGTGPGSLRLAARTVGFAAEQGVRPVLSNAVRYADPGQGPVADVLDAARRLVPVDPTKELDSGERWLKGADAMLHVAERVVEAAGFRRDTAHRLVEQTSAAAAECLVDPEDDIGIGSVRFPEPHLVGAGRRTAQRVLASRAAAGMVRRGYDTRREYWERMHHELDIIDHHGYASYFLTVAQVVDDVRDLGIRVAARGSGAGSLVNHLIGIAHADPVEHGLLMERFLSKRRHVLPDIDIDVESARRLEVYRAIIGRFGPERVATVAMPETYRVRHAIRDVGAALSMDPADIDRIAKAFPHIRARDARSAMKELPELREITQELGDRDRLWDLVEALDALPRGVAMHPCGVLLSDASLLARTPVMPTSGEGLPMSQFDKDDVEDLGLLKLDVLGVRMQSAMAHAVAEVERATGDAVDLDDPRQVPPGDPATYQLIKSTETLGCFQIESPGQRDLVGRLQPTTFHDLVVDISLFRPGPVAADMVRPFIESRHGRAPVRYPHPDLAEPLKETYGVVVFHEQVIQIVDIMTGCGRDEADRVRRGLSDPESQGRIRFWFAQHAAARGYDAETIGRTWGIVEAFGSYGFCKAHAVAFAVPTYQSAWLKAHHPAAFYAGLLTHDPGMYPKRLLLADARRRGVPILPLDVNRSAVAHRIELVSGSEGAPDRWGLRLALSDVHGISEAEAARIADSQPYASLVDFWERARPSKPVAQRLAQVGALDAFGANRRDLQLHLAELRRGARGAAGAQLSLAGGRKTVPAGLPDLDDAERLSAELGVLGMDSSRHLMGDHRAFLDELGALSARRLREAEHGATVLVAGAKAATQTPPIRSGKRVIFTTLDDGTGLIDLAFFDDAHERCAHTVFHSWLLLVRGVVQRRGPRSLSVVGAAAWNLAELVEVRAEGGLDAVALRLAEPVHGSESESESVPEPGSEPGSEPGSAAGRRIRMATGYEMHPWADLRPAGEGATPARKLWHRSSGSAG; from the coding sequence GTGCCCGGGTTCACGCATCTGCACACCGTCTCCGGATTCTCCCTGCGGTACGGCGCATCGCACCCGGAGCGGCTCGCCGAGCGCGCCGCCGACCGCGGCATGGACGCCCTCGCGCTCACCGACCGCGACACCCTCGCGGGCGCCGTCCGGTTCGCCAAGGCCGCGGCCAAGGCGGGCGTGCGGCCGCTGTTCGGGGCCGAGCTCGCGGTGGGCGCGCCCGCACCCGCCCGGGGCGAGCGCCGGCGTGCCCCCGTACGCGGCGGCGCCTTCATCGACGAGTCGACACCCCGCGTCACCTTCCTCGCCAGGGACGGCGCCACCGGCTGGGCCACGCTCTGCCGCCTGGTCACCGCCGCGCACCGCGACGGCACGGCGCAGGGGCAGGCACAGGGGCAGGGGCAGCCCGTCCTGCCGTGGCAGGAGAACCACGGCGAAGGTCTCACCGTGCTGCTCGGCCCCGCGTCCGACGTGGGGCGCGCGCTCGCCGCGGGCCGCCCCGACCGGGCCGCCCGCCTCCTCGCCCCCTGGCGCGAGCGGTACGGCGACGCGCTGCGCCTGGAGTCCGTCTGGCACGGCCGCGAGGGCACGGGCCCCGGCTCCCTGCGCCTGGCCGCGCGCACCGTCGGCTTCGCCGCCGAACAGGGCGTGCGCCCCGTCCTGAGCAACGCCGTGCGCTACGCGGACCCCGGCCAGGGCCCGGTCGCCGACGTCCTCGACGCCGCCCGCCGCCTCGTCCCCGTCGACCCGACCAAGGAACTCGACAGCGGCGAGCGGTGGCTGAAGGGCGCCGACGCCATGCTGCACGTCGCCGAACGCGTCGTCGAGGCCGCGGGCTTCCGCCGCGACACCGCCCACCGCCTCGTCGAACAGACCAGTGCCGCCGCCGCCGAATGCCTCGTCGACCCCGAGGACGACATCGGCATCGGCTCCGTACGCTTCCCCGAACCGCACCTCGTCGGCGCCGGGCGCCGCACCGCGCAGCGCGTCCTCGCCTCGCGGGCCGCGGCGGGCATGGTGCGGCGCGGCTACGACACCCGGCGCGAGTACTGGGAGCGGATGCACCACGAGCTGGACATCATCGACCACCACGGATACGCCTCGTACTTCCTGACCGTGGCCCAGGTCGTCGACGACGTGCGCGACCTGGGCATCCGGGTCGCGGCGCGCGGCTCCGGCGCCGGGTCCCTGGTCAACCACCTCATCGGCATCGCGCACGCCGACCCCGTCGAGCACGGGCTGCTCATGGAGCGGTTCCTCTCCAAGCGGCGGCACGTCCTGCCGGACATCGACATCGACGTCGAGTCGGCCCGCCGCCTGGAGGTCTACCGCGCGATCATCGGCCGCTTCGGCCCCGAGCGCGTCGCGACGGTCGCGATGCCGGAGACGTACCGGGTGCGCCATGCCATACGCGACGTGGGCGCCGCCCTGTCCATGGACCCGGCCGACATCGACCGGATCGCCAAGGCCTTCCCGCACATCCGCGCCCGCGACGCCCGCTCCGCGATGAAGGAGCTGCCCGAACTCCGGGAGATCACCCAGGAACTGGGCGACCGTGACCGGCTGTGGGACCTCGTCGAGGCGCTGGACGCGCTGCCGCGCGGTGTCGCCATGCACCCGTGCGGGGTGCTGCTCTCCGACGCCTCGCTGCTCGCCCGCACCCCCGTGATGCCGACCAGCGGCGAGGGCCTGCCCATGTCGCAGTTCGACAAGGACGACGTCGAGGACCTCGGCCTGCTCAAGCTGGACGTGCTCGGCGTGCGGATGCAGTCGGCGATGGCGCACGCGGTAGCGGAGGTCGAGCGGGCCACGGGTGACGCCGTGGATCTCGACGACCCGCGCCAGGTGCCGCCGGGCGACCCGGCGACGTACCAGCTGATCAAGTCCACCGAGACGCTGGGATGCTTCCAGATCGAGTCGCCGGGCCAGCGCGACCTGGTCGGGCGGCTCCAGCCGACGACCTTCCACGACCTGGTGGTCGACATCTCGCTGTTCCGGCCAGGACCGGTCGCCGCCGACATGGTGCGGCCCTTCATCGAGTCCAGGCACGGCCGCGCGCCCGTCCGCTACCCGCACCCCGACCTCGCGGAGCCGCTGAAGGAGACGTACGGCGTCGTCGTCTTCCACGAGCAGGTCATCCAGATCGTCGACATCATGACCGGCTGCGGGCGCGACGAGGCGGACCGGGTGCGGCGCGGGCTCTCCGACCCGGAGTCGCAGGGCAGGATCCGCTTCTGGTTCGCGCAGCACGCGGCGGCCAGGGGGTACGACGCGGAGACCATCGGCCGCACGTGGGGGATCGTCGAGGCCTTCGGCTCGTACGGCTTCTGCAAGGCGCACGCGGTGGCCTTCGCCGTGCCCACCTACCAGTCGGCGTGGCTGAAGGCCCATCACCCGGCCGCGTTCTACGCCGGGCTGCTCACGCACGACCCCGGGATGTACCCGAAGCGGCTGCTGCTCGCGGACGCGCGGCGGCGGGGGGTGCCGATCCTTCCCCTGGACGTGAACCGGTCGGCGGTCGCTCACCGTATCGAACTGGTGTCCGGTTCGGAGGGGGCTCCGGACCGGTGGGGGCTGCGGCTCGCGCTCTCCGACGTGCACGGCATCAGCGAGGCCGAGGCCGCCCGGATCGCCGATAGTCAGCCCTACGCCTCCCTCGTCGACTTCTGGGAGCGCGCCAGGCCCTCCAAGCCGGTCGCCCAGCGGCTCGCGCAGGTCGGCGCACTCGACGCGTTCGGCGCCAACCGCCGCGACCTGCAACTGCACCTGGCCGAGCTGCGGCGCGGCGCGCGGGGCGCGGCCGGCGCCCAACTGTCCCTGGCGGGCGGCCGGAAGACGGTGCCCGCGGGCCTGCCCGACCTGGACGACGCGGAGCGGCTCAGCGCCGAACTCGGCGTCCTCGGCATGGACTCCTCACGCCACCTCATGGGCGACCACCGCGCCTTCCTCGATGAGCTCGGCGCCCTCAGTGCCCGGCGCCTGCGCGAGGCCGAACACGGCGCGACCGTCCTGGTCGCGGGCGCCAAGGCGGCCACCCAGACCCCGCCGATCCGCTCCGGCAAGCGCGTCATCTTCACCACCCTGGACGACGGCACGGGCCTGATCGACCTGGCCTTCTTCGACGACGCCCACGAGCGGTGCGCGCACACCGTCTTCCACTCCTGGCTGCTGCTCGTACGCGGCGTCGTGCAGCGCCGCGGGCCGCGCAGCCTCAGCGTGGTGGGCGCGGCGGCGTGGAACCTGGCGGAGCTGGTGGAGGTGCGGGCGGAGGGGGGCCTCGATGCGGTGGCGCTGCGCTTGGCGGAGCCGGTCCATGGGTCGGAGTCGGAGTCGGAGTCGGTCCCGGAACCGGGCTCGGAACCGGGCTCGGAACCGGGATCGGCGGCAGGGCGGCGTATCCGTATGGCCACGGGATACGAGATGCACCCCTGGGCGGACCTGCGCCCGGCGGGCGAAGGGGCGACACCGGCAAGGAAGCTGTGGCACCGGAGTTCGGGGAGCGCGGGATGA
- a CDS encoding DUF3533 domain-containing protein, with product MRFADELKSAVTPRAALLVIGVLALQLLFIASYVGALHNPKPRDVPFGVVAPGAAAEQTADKLKKLPGDPLDPRVLKDEAAARHQIMNRDIDGALLVDPRGTTDTLLVASGGGTALSRTLTTLVTDVDAAEKRTVKTDDVAPASDQDFNGLSSFYLVVGWCVGGYLCASILAISAGSRASNVPRAVIRLGTMALYAIVGGLGGAVIIGPILGALPGSVLGLWGLGALVIFGVGAVTLALQALTGIVGIGLAVLLVVIGGNPSAGGAFPLPMLPPFWEAIGPWLQPGAGTWVARSIAYFDGNSITRPLLVLAAWALLGTVVTLALSARRKTHHSSNIDLSGTNYGSGNGSGSRRFG from the coding sequence ATGAGGTTCGCCGACGAATTGAAGAGCGCCGTCACCCCGCGAGCAGCCCTGCTCGTCATCGGCGTACTCGCCCTGCAACTGCTGTTCATCGCCTCCTACGTAGGGGCCCTGCACAACCCGAAACCCAGAGACGTGCCCTTCGGAGTCGTCGCCCCCGGCGCCGCGGCCGAGCAGACCGCCGACAAGCTGAAGAAGCTCCCCGGCGACCCGCTCGACCCGCGCGTCCTCAAGGACGAGGCCGCGGCCCGCCACCAGATCATGAACCGCGACATCGACGGCGCCCTGCTCGTCGACCCGCGCGGCACCACCGACACCCTCCTGGTCGCCTCCGGCGGCGGCACCGCCCTCTCCAGGACCCTCACCACCCTCGTCACCGACGTCGACGCCGCCGAGAAGCGCACCGTGAAGACCGACGACGTGGCCCCCGCGTCGGACCAGGACTTCAACGGCCTCTCGTCGTTCTACCTGGTCGTCGGCTGGTGCGTCGGCGGCTACCTGTGCGCGTCGATCCTCGCGATCAGCGCGGGCTCCCGGGCCTCCAACGTGCCCCGCGCGGTCATCAGACTCGGCACCATGGCGCTCTACGCGATCGTCGGCGGGCTCGGCGGCGCGGTCATCATCGGGCCGATCCTCGGCGCCCTGCCCGGCAGCGTCCTCGGCCTGTGGGGCCTCGGCGCACTGGTGATCTTCGGGGTCGGCGCGGTCACCCTCGCCCTCCAGGCGCTCACCGGCATCGTCGGCATCGGACTCGCCGTCCTCCTCGTCGTCATCGGCGGCAACCCCAGCGCGGGCGGCGCCTTCCCGCTGCCGATGCTCCCGCCCTTCTGGGAAGCGATCGGGCCCTGGCTGCAACCGGGCGCGGGCACCTGGGTCGCCCGCTCCATCGCGTACTTCGACGGGAACTCGATCACCCGCCCGCTCCTCGTCCTCGCCGCCTGGGCACTCCTCGGCACGGTCGTCACCCTCGCCCTGTCCGCCCGCCGCAAGACGCACCACAGCAGCAACATCGACCTCAGCGGCACGAACTACGGCAGCGGAAACGGCAGCGGCAGCCGCCGCTTCGGGTGA
- a CDS encoding AAA family ATPase → MIRTLAVENYRSLRKLIVPLDRLNVITGANGTGKSSLYRSLRLLADSATGGAVAALAREGGLPSALWAGERKAEPTGLKLGFAGDEFGYAVDFGLPQSSGAGPRGAPSLFQLDPEIKRESTWAGPVLRPAALLCDRAGPAVRTRTADGGWHRTQGIRPYDSMLSEFADPQLAPDLLRLRELIRSWRFYDHVRTDADAPARAARIGTRTPVLAHDGADLAAALQTIREIGDDEALDDAVDDAFPGSRVRVVDNGGRFELQLHQHGLLRPLGPAELSDGTLRYLLWTAALLTPRPPELLVLNEPETSLHPDLLRPLADLIVTATKDTQVVLVTHARPLAEAVAKGAARHRVDVNSIELLKESGRTTVAGRESLLDEPLWYWPKR, encoded by the coding sequence ATGATCCGCACACTCGCCGTCGAGAACTACCGCTCCCTGCGCAAGCTGATCGTCCCGCTGGACCGGCTGAACGTGATCACGGGCGCGAACGGCACGGGCAAGTCCAGCCTGTACCGCTCCCTGCGCCTACTCGCCGACTCCGCCACGGGCGGCGCGGTCGCGGCCCTGGCCCGCGAGGGCGGCCTGCCGTCCGCGCTCTGGGCGGGCGAGCGGAAGGCGGAGCCCACGGGGCTGAAGCTCGGCTTCGCCGGCGACGAGTTCGGGTACGCGGTGGACTTCGGCCTCCCCCAGTCCAGCGGCGCGGGCCCGCGGGGCGCGCCGTCCCTCTTCCAGCTCGACCCCGAGATCAAGCGCGAGTCCACCTGGGCGGGCCCCGTCCTGCGGCCCGCGGCGCTGCTCTGCGACCGCGCGGGCCCCGCGGTGCGCACCCGCACGGCCGACGGCGGCTGGCACCGCACCCAGGGCATCCGTCCGTACGACAGCATGCTGAGCGAGTTCGCCGACCCGCAGCTCGCTCCCGACCTGCTGCGGCTGCGCGAGCTGATCCGCTCCTGGCGGTTCTACGACCACGTGCGCACCGACGCCGACGCGCCCGCCCGTGCCGCCCGCATCGGCACGCGCACGCCGGTCCTCGCCCACGACGGCGCGGATCTGGCCGCCGCGCTCCAGACCATCCGCGAGATCGGCGACGACGAGGCGCTCGACGACGCGGTGGACGACGCCTTCCCGGGCAGCCGGGTCCGCGTCGTCGACAACGGCGGCCGGTTCGAGCTCCAGCTGCACCAGCACGGGCTGCTGCGCCCGCTGGGCCCCGCGGAGCTGTCCGACGGCACGCTGCGCTACCTGCTGTGGACGGCGGCGCTCCTGACCCCGCGGCCGCCCGAGCTGCTCGTCCTGAACGAGCCGGAGACGAGCCTGCACCCGGACCTCCTGCGCCCGCTCGCGGACCTGATCGTGACGGCGACGAAGGACACGCAGGTAGTCCTGGTGACCCATGCCCGCCCTCTCGCCGAGGCGGTGGCCAAGGGCGCGGCCCGCCACCGGGTCGACGTCAACTCCATAGAACTGCTCAAGGAGTCGGGCCGGACGACGGTGGCGGGCCGGGAGAGCCTCTTGGACGAGCCGTTGTGGTACTGGCCGAAGCGGTGA